One genomic segment of Labrus bergylta chromosome 17, fLabBer1.1, whole genome shotgun sequence includes these proteins:
- the oacyl gene encoding O-acyltransferase like protein: protein MHYALKMAMSSVVLLVFAGCSLALDNTQDLNVSQRCMEDTTTFLWEINQDRPKDYAVLMYDAFGKMGSNVEGGNSNRPGLLHQCRSAEGPSFSGRYCQVFLRQGTAQYFVGVCVPDSCEEEDLQMLVLYGRLEYGQTSLIPPLPHILVNESTQELIMTHCMSNTITPDASDITCLFVCCLMVAVPLVATLFTTLIRRQRSREVSPAEESSSLNASLGLYGTMKTNGSSSIEINSNTPEENSRNSTSPKTLCFPRSCLYQCLQVFSLQTASQGVLSTSSCSREGGFSSLNGIRVLSLLWIICGHSAQFPVINNLDNYKNWKKTAESSPLYVLSMSGPVFLAVDTFLLLGGLLSARSLLGSIDRAEDKLSPSLVTSYLFRRIKRIQPLHLFIMFLTIGLISLVQWGPYWFPFIDTLMDCKTYWWANLLLISNLLPVHEICIPWTWYLSLDFQCYATTPVLIYFYRLNKGVFAFVAGGLLLTTVTTSTVITALLHLPVFQPSTLTSEHYVLYYYVKPYTRYGPFLIGILTGIYLTTKKDHLLKKKWQATLGWSCCLSVMAALVGLAYVLKETPPYPSVPHALYQGLHRPVWALAVTWIIVACEEGYGGFINSFLSLNVWGPLSNISFACYLSHPVFIIVYIGLQETPIHYSDINFMYMFLGHLSLTLIVSYVLTVLIERPYLNLKWSCK, encoded by the exons ATGCATTACGCCCTGAAAATGGCCATGAGTTCGGTGGTGTTACTTGTATTTGCAGGGTGTAGCTTAGCCTTGGACAACACACAGGATTTGAATGTGTCTCAAAGGTGTATGGAGGATACCACCACTTTCCTTTGGGAAATCAACCAGGACAGGCCGAAAGACTACGCTGTTCTCA tgtATGATGCATTTGGAAAGATGGGCAGCAATGTTGAAGGAGGTAACTCTAACCGGCCCGGCTTACTGCATCAGTGTCGCTCTGCTGAGGGCCCTTCATTCTCTGGACGGTACTGCCAGGTGTTCCTGAGGCAG GGAACAGCCCAGTactttgtgggtgtgtgtgttccagACTCATGCGAAGAAGAGGATTTGCAAATGTTGGTGCTTTATG GAAGACTTGAGTATGGTCAGACGTCCCTCATTCCTCCTTTACCACACATCCTGGTCAATGAGTCGACTCAGGAGTTAATCATGACCCATTGTATGTCCAACACTATTACCCCTGATGCATCAGATATCACCTGCCT GTTTGTGTGTTGCCTTATGGTTGCAGTTCCTCTTGTTGCTACCTTGTTTACAACTCTGATAAGgaggcagaggagcagagaggtcAGCCCAGCAGAAGAGTCTTCCTCTTTAAATGCCAGCCTTGGCCTTTATGGGACGATGAAGACCAATGGCTCCTCCAGTATTGAAATTAACAGCAACACTCCAGAAGAAAATAGTCGAA ACAGCACCAGCCCAAAAACACTGTGTTTTCCTCGAAGCTGTTTGTATCAGTGccttcaggtgttctctctacAAACTGCGAGCCAGGGTGTTTTGAGCACCTCCTCGTGTAGTCGAGAAGGAGGCTTCTCATCCCTGAATGGCATCCGTGTTCTCAGCCTGTTATGGATCATATGTGGACACTCTGCACAGTTCCCCGTCATAAACAACCTGG ATAACTACAAAAACTggaagaaaacagcagaaagcAGCCCTCTGTATGTGCTCTCCATGAGTGGACCTGTGTTTTTGGCTGTAGACACCTTTTTACTTCTTGG ggGTCTGCTTAGTGCAAGGTCCCTGCTGGGCTCCATCGACAGGGCTGAAGACAAACTGAGCCCCAGTTTGGTGACCAGCTACCTCTTCAGGAGGATTAAAAG GATTCAACCACTGCATCTGTTTATTATGTTTCTGACCATTGGCCTGATCTCTCTGGTCCAGTGGGGGCCCTACTGGTTCCCATTCATAGATACATTAATGGATTGTAAGACTTACTGGTGGGCTAACTTGCTATTGATTAGTAACCTCCTTCCAGTCCATGAAATT TGTATTCCTTGGACATGGTACCTGTCTCTGGACTTTCAGTGCTACGCCACCACTCCTGTGTTGATCTATTTTTACAGACT AAACAAAGGTGTGTTTGCCTTTGTTGCTGGAGGCCTTCTGCTGACAACCGTTACGACCAGTACTGTTATAACTGCGCTCCTTCATCTTCCAGTCTTTCAGCCCTCTACACT gaCATCTGAGCATTATGTCTTGTATTACTATGTGAAACCCTACACGAGATATGGACCCTTTCTGATAGGGATCTTGACTGGAATATATTTGACAACAAAGAAAGATCATCTGTTAAAGAAAAAG TGGCAGGCAACACTTGGTTGGTCCTGCTGCCTGTCCGTCATGGCTGCGTTGGTTGGACTGGCCTATGTCCTCAAGGAGACACCACCCTATCCCTCTGTGCCACATGCACTCTACCAGGGGCTGCACAGACCTGTCTGGGCTCTGGCTGTGACCTGGATCATAGTGGCTTGTGAGGAGGGTTATGGAG GTTTTATCAACAGCTTCTTGTCATTGAATGTCTGGGGTCCTCTTTCCAACATAAGTTTTGCCTGCTATCTATCACATCCTGTCTTTATCATCGTCTACATCGGATTACAGGAGACACCGATCCACTACTCAGACATCAACTTT ATGTACATGTTCCTTGGCCACCTTTCACTCACACTCATTGTGAGCTATGTGCTCACTGTGCTGATTGAGAGGCCATACCTCAACCTAAAATGGagctgtaaataa
- the znf532 gene encoding zinc finger protein 532 translates to MGDVKTPDFDDLLAAFDIPDMVDPKAAIESGHHNNHDGHLKQSSGTVTTDDEAQNPSAGHDIGVSVIVKNTRNTETSNHDGTISKKGEHIHCLSQLPSVGVGNGLQNGILSTIPPGNHYNKNGCKATREDGQPVNHQPATFNQFSPISSAEEFDDDDKIEVDDPVDKQASKSFLKKREEIQNSGSPAYVDNLKPNVNRDKIPDKNKKNSGTFGCSRSNDPSLSSLPEENLKDTIFKSQDQECKEVREQSGLTKVSCLSQVKVMSSTKLSSCIAAIAALSAKKASTTELSIIDSPTTQKEPMVANDKPRTPEKTQEPESALEFAKRLLTRQPESPSSVTSEGSSKGSPESSTDTTPVIPKVRIKTVKTSSGQIKHTVTRVLPEFDPEGLKKGENSPSIIATTSDIFSFPTRPSLPTTVVATTGGHSLEITKQMTIKPVATAFLPVSAVKTAGSQVINLKLANNKTVKATVIPAASVQSASSAILKAAKAIQQKTVMVPASSLANAKLVPKTVHLSHLNLLPHTVSSAVCDLKQTPSPSKHPQNQQPRQVKKQIILAGRTSKKVSKVQVFASSQSSVVDAFNKVLSSINPVPVYVPNLSPPTSACISIPSRGYKCLECGDSFALEKSLTQHYERRSVRIEVTCNHCAKSLVFYNKCSLLSHARGHKDKGVVMQCSHLILKPIPADQMITTSPSADPSNVTGTISPTQAPTSQVLARVAGGGSQTAVISAPSSVPIVAAMPLEDDASKLCRHSLKCLECNEMFQDDSSLAMHYQQAPESNGQKTCTICQMLLPNQCSYLSHQRIHQHKSPYICPECGASCRSVHFQSHVTKNCLHYTRRVGYRCVHCSVIFSDVATVKSHIQSSHCEIFYKCPLCPMAFKTAPGTHSHVKTQHPGMKAGEPKLIYKCSMCDTVFTLQSLLYTHFDQHIANHKVSVFRCPDCSMHYAQKQLMLDHIKAIHGTLKTIEGPPNLGINLPLSTKPTNSNCTNSPSKTSNKEGGNVNGQEKGEKKPSPSTLKKTNANSSADLKNSTGSGYTCGDCNNLFNSREVFVAHMRHEHSKILKKHPCRQCDKSFSSSHSLCRHNRLKHKGLKKIYTCPHCPALSQPFTKRVLLDQHIQLMHEVKDPEGKTANSNNKDAFPVKEKTLSPKRKPEEDEGPPGLNCRGSDSQPLKRLKVNILKIHKCAVCGFATEDIMAFHEHIPQHKSDGSSYQCRECGFCYTSPRSMARHLFIVHRLKEPQGLARYNGRGKEDDESQRENQLDVTDENNDGTPNTKCKVCGKKFETEGNLNTHMRTHGMAFIKSKRLSAAEK, encoded by the exons ATGGGAGATGTGAAGACGCCAGATTTTGATGACCTCCTGGCAGCCTTTGACATCCCTGACATGGTGGATCCTAAGGCTGCTATTGAATCTGGTCACCACAACAACCATGATGGACACCTCAAGCAATCTAGTGGCACAGTGACTACAGATGATGAGGCCCAAAACCCTTCAGCAGGACACGACATTGGCGTTAGCGTCATTGTCAAGAATAccagaaacacagaaaccagTAATCATGATGGAACCATATCTAAAAAAGGAGAACATATACACTGTCTTTCCCAACTCCCGTCTGTTGGTGTTGGTAATGGACTTCAAAATGGCATCTTGTCTACAATACCACCTGGTAACCATTACAACAAAAATGGATGTAAAGCTACCAGAGAGGACGGACAGCCAGTTAACCACCAACCAGCTACTTTCAATCAATTTAGCCCAATCTCCAGTGCTGAAgagtttgatgatgatgataaaattgAGGTAGATGACCCTGTAGACAAGCAGGCAAGTAAGTCAttcttaaaaaagagagaggagatccAGAATTCAGGATCTCCTGCATATGTGGATAATCTTAAACCAAATGTAAATAGAGACAAAATACctgataaaaacaagaaaaacagtgGCACATTTGGATGTTCCAGGTCTAATGATCCCAGCTTATCCAGTTTACCTGAGGAGAATCTCAAGGACACTATCTTCAAGTCGCAAGATCAGGAATGCAAGGAGGTTAGAGAGCAATCGGGGCTTACCAAGGTGTCTTGTTTGTCTCAAGTTAAAGTCATGTCCTCTACAAAGCTTTCATCTTGTATAGCAGCCATTGCAGCCCTCAGTGCCAAAAAGGCTAGTACTACAGAATTGTCTATAATAGATTCTCCCACAACACAGAAAGAACCCATGGTAGCCAATGATAAACCCAGAACTCCAGAAAAGACACAAGAGCCTGAGTCAGCCCTAGAATTTGCAAAGAGGCTGCTAACAAGACAACCAGAGAGCCCCTCTAGTGTCACAAGTGAAGGTAGCAGCAAAGGATCTCCAGAGTCAAGCACAGACACCACCCCGGTTATCCCAAAAGTCAGGATTAAAACTGTTAAAACCTCTTCTGGCCAGATAAAGCACACCGTCACCAGAGTGCTACCAGAGTTTGATCCTGAGGGTctaaaaaaaggagagaataGCCCATCTATCATAGCAACGACCAGTGATATTTTCTCATTTCCCACAAGACCGTCTCTTCCAACCACAGTAGTAGCTACAACTGGAGGCCATTCATTAGAAATAACCAAGCAAATGACTATTAAACCTGTTGCAACAGCATTCCTGCCCGTCTCAGCAGTAAAAACAGCTGGTTCTCAAGTCATCAACTTGAAGCTAGCCAACAACAAAACCGTTAAAGCAACAGTCATACCCGCCGCATCAGTGCAAAGTGCCAGCAGTGCCATCTTGAAAGCTGCCAAGGCCATCCAGCAAAAGACTGTTATGGTACCTGCCTCCAGTCTGGCTAATGCCAAACTTGTTCCAAAGACAGTTCATCTTAGTCACCTCAATCTTTTGCCTCATACTGTATCCTCTGCTGTCTGTGACCTTAAACAGACCCCATCCCCCTCCAAACACCCACAGAATCAGCAACCACGTCAAGTCAAAAAGCAGATCATTCTTGCTGGCCGAACCTCAAAAAAAGTCTCAAAAGTTCAAGTATTTGCCAGCTCTCAAAGCTCTGTAGTGGATGCCTTTAATAAAGTGCTGAGTAGCATAAACCCTGTACCTGTGTATGTTCCAAACCTCTCTCCACCAACCTCAGCTTGTATCTCTATACCCTCACGTGGCTACAAGTGCCTAGAGTGTGGCGATTCATTTGCTCTTGAGAAAAGCCTGACACAGCACTACGAACGTCGCAGTGTGCGGATAGAGGTCACCTGCAACCACTGTGCCAAAAGTCTAGTGTTCTACAACAAGTGCAGCCTATTGTCTCATGCCAGAGGCCACAAGGATAAAGGGGTGGTCATGCAGTGCTCACATTTGATCCTAAAACCCATTCCTGCCGATCAGATGATAACCACATCACCCTCAGCCGACCCTTCCAACGTCACTGGCACCATCTCCCCAACTCAAGCACCCACAAGTCAAGTCCTGGCGAGAGTTGCTGGTGGTGGGTCCCAAACTGCAGTGATATCAGCTCCAAGCAGTGTTCCTATTGTGGCAGCCATGCCCTTGGAAGATGATGCATCAaagctctgcagacacagtcttAAGTGCTTGGAGTGTAACGAAATGTTCCAGGATGACAGCTCACTAGCCATGCACTATCAACAGGCACCAGAGTCCAATgggcag AAAACATGCACCATCTGCCAAATGCTTCTGCCAAATCAGTGCAGCTATCTGTCGCATCAGAGAATCCACCAGCACAAGTCTCCTTACATCTGCCCCGAGTGTGGTGCCAGCTGCCGTTCTGTCCATTTCCAGTCACATGTCACCAAGAATTGCCTCCATTACACCCGTAGAGTCGGCTACCG CTGTGTCCACTGCAGTGTCATCTTCTCTGATGTTGCAACTGTTAAATCCCACATTCAGAGTAGTCACTGTGAGATCTTCTATAAATGTCCCCTCTGCCCCATGGCCTTCAAGACTGCACCTGGAACGCACTCTCATGTGAAAACACAGCATCCAGGAATGAAGGCAGGGGAGCCAAA gtTGATCTATAAGTGCTCCATGTGTGACACAGTGTTCACTTTGCAGTCCCTGCTCTACACACATTTTGACCAACATATTGCAAATCATAAAGTATCAGTGTTCAGATGTCCCGATTGCTCCATGCATTATGCACAGAAACAGCTCATGTTGGACCATATTAAG GCCATCCATGGAACCTTAAAGACTATCGAGGGTCCACCAAACTTGGGCATCAACCTCCCTCTCAGCACCAAGCCAACTAACTCTAACTGTACCAACAGCCCCAGTAAAACTAGCAacaaagaaggaggaaatgtcaATGGCCaagagaagggagagaagaAGCCTTCACCTTCaaccctaaaaaaaacaaatgctaaCTCATCAGCTGACCTCAAGAACTCAACTGGCTCAGGATACACATGCGGAGACTGCAACAACCTCTTCAATTCCAGGGAGGTTTTTGTTGCTCACATGAGGCATGAACACAGCAAG ATACTGAAGAAACATCCATGTCGTCAATGTGACAAGTCCTTTAGCTCCTCCCACAGCCTATGCCGACACAACCGTCTCAAACACAAGGGACTAAAGAAAATCTACACCTGTCC GCACTGCCCAGCTCTAAGTCAGCCATTCACTAAAAGAGTGCTGCTGGATCAGCACATTCAGCTGATGCATGAAGTCAAAGACCCAGAAGGAAAGACTGCCAACTCCAATAATAAGGACGCTTTTCCGGTCAAGGAAAAG ACCCTAAGCCCTAAAAGAAAACCAGAAGAAGATGAGGGTCCCCCTGGGTTGAACTGCAGGGGCTCTGACTCACAGCCGTTGAAGAGGCTCAAGGTGAACATtctcaaaattcacaagtgtgCCGTTTGCGGCTTCGCCACAGAGGACATCATGGCGTTCCACGAGCACATCCCCCAGCACAAGTCTGACGGCTCGTCCTACCAATGTCGGGAGTGCGGCTTTTGCTACACCTCCCCCCGCTCGATGGCCCGCCACCTCTTCATAGTCCATCGGCTGAAGGAGCCGCAGGGTCTCGCTCGCTACAACGGACGAGGCAAGGAAGATGacgagagtcagagagagaaccAGCTGGATGTTACAGACGAGAACAATGATGGGACACCAAATACCAAGTGTAAAGTTTGTGGGAAGAAGTTCGAAACGGAGGGAAATCTGAACACTCACATGAGGACACACGGGATGGCGTTCATAAAGTCAAAGAGACTGAGCGCGGCTGAGAAGTGA
- the grp gene encoding gastrin-releasing peptide: MGGEFMCISWTCRPVWPLLIILATIPCMLYCSESQPAADDGNMFPRGNHWAVGHLMGKKSTDSLPELQETNGDYLTLSEAAGVTVMERDRQHLLEALKPQKNQKPMIADRLLRLRSGWREEDRDKYLREMSHLLLLALKHQHNKST; the protein is encoded by the exons ATGGGCGGAGAGTTCATGTGCATTTCATGGACCTGCAGACCAGTGTGGCCACTTTTGATTATTCTGGCCACAATCCCCTGCATGTTGTACTGCTCAGAGAGCCAACCTGCTGCAGATGATGGGAACATGTTTCCACGAGGCAATCACTGGGCTGTAG GTCATTTGATGGGAAAGAAAAGCACTGACAGCCTGCCTGAACTGCAGGAGACAAACGGTGACTACCTCACACTCTCAGAAGCAGCCGGGGTCACAGTGATGGAGCGAGACCGCCAGCATCTGCTGGAAGCTCTGAAGCCACAAAAGAACCAAAAGCCGATGATAGCAGACAGGCTGCTGCGACTGCGCAGCGGCTggagagaagaggacagagacaaATATCTCAGAGAG ATGTCTCACTTGCTTCTACTGGCTTTGAAACATCAGCACAACAAGTCCACCTAA
- the rx3 gene encoding retinal homeobox protein Rx3, translating into MWLLGSASQVMMMMDERLSPSARAVQSPGDNQSTIHSIEAILGFREDTLFHKSASYNMTEKVLVRESERNGNVIVTPMKKSHSSESFDSVCCASSAAEVSVCPDSPDRDGKLSDDENPKKKHRRNRTTFTTFQLHELERAFEKSHYPDVYSREELALKVNLPEVRVQVWFQNRRAKWRRQEKLEVSSIKLQDTSTSSLLSFSRSPSSALGSGLQLDPWLSAPITSSTSLQSLPGFITGSQGLPGTYTPSPPASMPSSLSASFLSSPALGHSPHLPHMGSMCPPPPAYPCSADPRNSSIASLRMKAKEHIHSIGKTW; encoded by the exons ATGTGGCTTCTTGGATCAGCTTCCcaagtgatgatgatgatggatgagCGCCTGTCTCCCTCCGCACGCGCCGTCCAGAGCCCGGGGGACAACCAGTCCACCATCCACAGCATAGAAGCCATACTGGGATTTAGAGAGGACACACTTTTCCACAAATCAGCCTCCTACAACATGACGGAAAAAGTCCTGGTCCGAGAATCCGAGCGCAACGGGAATGTTATTGTGACCCCGATGAAAAAAAGTCACTCCTCAGAAAGTTTTGACA gtGTTTGTTGCGCCAGCAGCGCCGCTGAAGTCTCGGTGTGTCCGGACTCACCGGACAGAGACGGAAAACTGTCCGACGACGAGAACCCGAAGAAGAAACACCGTCGGAACCGGACGACGTTCACCACTTTTCAGCTGCACGAACTGGAGAGAGCGTTTGAAAAGTCCCATTACCCGGACGTGTACAGCAGGGAGGAGCTGGCGCTGAAGGTCAACCTGCCGGAGGTCCGAGTGCAG GTGTGGTTCCAAAACCGGCGTGCAAAGTGGCGTcgtcaggagaagctggaggtGAGCTCCATCAAGCTCCAGgacacctccacctcctcactGCTCTCCTTCAGCCGCTCCCCCAGCAGTGCGCTGGGCTCCGGTCTGCAGCTGGACCCCTGGCTCTCTGCCCCCATCACCTCCTCTACCTCCCTGCAGTCCCTCCCCGGCTTCATCACCGGCTCACAGGGCCTCCCGGGCACGTACAccccttctcctcctgcttccATGCCCTCCTCCCTGTCGGCCTCCTTCCTCAGCTCCCCGGCTCTGGGACACAGTCCTCACCTGCCCCACATGGGCTCAATGTGCCCCCCGCCCCCTGCCTACCCCTGCTCAGCTGACCCCAGGAACTCCAGTATCGCCTCTTTGAGGATGAAGGCCAAGGAACATATTCACTCTATCGGGAAAACGTGGTGA
- the cplx4a gene encoding complexin-4a: MAFLIKSMIGNPLSGIGLGGGGDKEEEATPSDPAKAAGMTREEYEEYQKQVVEEKMERDADFLHKKAERATLRVCLRDKYRLPKSEQDENMIEMAGDDVDVPEELLKMVDEDATEEEGKDSIMGQFQNLQNMDMDQLKEKASATVTELKSKAEEKCSVM, from the exons ATGGCTTTCTTGATCAAGAGCATGATTGGGAACCCCCTGTCAGGAATTGGTCTTGGTGGTGGAGGTGACAAAGAAGAGGAGGCCACCCCCTCAGATCCAGCCAAAGCAGCAGGGATGACACGCGAGGAGTATGAAGAGTACCAAAAACAGGTGGTGGAGGAGAA GATGGAGAGAGATGCAGATTTCTTACACAAGAAGGCAGAGAGGGCGACACTCAGGGTGTGCCTCAGAGATAAATACAGGCTGCCGAAG AGCGAGCAGGACGAGAACATGATCGAGATGGCCGGGGACGACGTGGACGTGCCCGAGGAGCTGCTCAAGATGGTGGACGAGGACGCCACGGAGGAGGAGGGCAAGGACTCCATCATGGGCCAGTTTCAGAACTTGCAGAACATGGACATGGACCAGCTGAAGGAGAAGGCCTCGGCCACTGTCACCGAGCTGAAGAGCAAAGCAGAGGAGAAGTGCTCCGTCATGTGA